The following are encoded in a window of Impatiens glandulifera chromosome 5, dImpGla2.1, whole genome shotgun sequence genomic DNA:
- the LOC124937971 gene encoding laccase-11-like, with the protein MEPKSCTWLEGHLFSCLLFLIFLCHPTFAAVKTYQFDIQVKNVSRLCNSKPIVTVNGLFPGPTIYVRDGDQLLVNVTNHAQYNMSIHWHGLKQFRNGWADGPAYITQCPIKTGNNYVYNITITGQRGTLWWHAHILWLRATVYGAIVIMPKQGTQFPFPQPYLEQTLILGEWWNQDVETLVNQGNKLGLPPPPSDAHTINGKPGPLFPCSDKNTYALEVEQGKTYLLRIINAALNDELFFAIAGHNMTVVEIDAVYTKPFITNAILIAPGQTTNVLVTADQAPNRYFIGARAFMDAPVTVDNKTAAAILQYKGVPNTVLPIFPQLPAQNNTDFALSYNGKLKSLNTPQYPANVPLTIDRHLFYTIGLGINACTTCQNGTQLTASLNNVTFVMPKIGLLQAHYFNTPGVYRTDFPDKPQTTFNYTGAPLTANLGTSLGTRLSKLAFNSTVELVLQDTNLLTVESHPFHLHGFNFFVVGSGIGNFDAKKDPAKFNLVDPPERNTIGVPTGGWAAIRFRADNPGVWFMHCHLELHTMWGLKMAFVVENGKSIEQSVLPPPADLPTC; encoded by the exons ATGGAGCCCAAGAGCTGTACATGGTTAGAAGGACATCTCTTTTCCTGCCTTCTTTTCCTCATCTTCCTCTGCCACCCCACTTTCGCCGCAGTAAAGACATACCAATTTGAT ATACAAGTGAAGAATGTGAGCAGGTTGTGTAATTCTAAACCTATTGTCACAGTCAACGGGTTGTTTCCAGGGCCAACTATTTATGTTAGAGATGGAGATCAACTTCTTGTCAATGTCACCAATCATGCTCAATACAATATGTCCATTCATTG GCATGGTTTGAAACAATTCCGCAATGGTTGGGCAGACGGACCGGCTTATATAACTCAGTGTCCCATTAAGACGGGAAACAACTATGTTTACAATATTACGATTACAGGTCAAAGAGGGACCTTATGGTGGCATGCACACATTTTGTGGCTAAGGGCAACCGTTTATGGGGCTATTGTTATCATGCCTAAACAAGGAACTCAATTTCCTTTCCCTCAACCATATCTTGAACAAACCCTAATTCTAG GAGAATGGTGGAATCAAGATGTGGAAACACTTGTTAACCAAGGTAACAAGTTGGGATTGCCGCCACCACCCTCCGATGCTCATACGATCAACGGGAAACCTGGTCCACTGTTTCCATGTTCCGATAAAA ACACATACGCCTTGGAGGTTGAACAAGGGAAAACTTACCTACTGAGGATTATCAACGCTGCACTGAATGACGAGTTATTCTTTGCCATAGCTGGCCACAACATGACCGTCGTTGAAATAGACGCGGTTTATACCAAGCCTTTCATAACCAATGCCATACTAATCGCTCCGGGTCAAACCACAAATGTTCTCGTTACAGCCGATCAGGCACCGAACCGTTACTTTATCGGCGCTAGGGCTTTCATGGACGCACCAGTCACAGTAGATAACAAGACCGCCGCAGCCATTTTACAGTACAAAGGAGTGCCAAACACGGTCTTGCCCATCTTCCCCCAATTGCCGGCTCAAAACAATACCGATTTTGCTTTAAGCTATAACGGAAAACTCAAGAGCCTAAACACTCCTCAATATCCGGCAAATGTTCCATTGACCATTGATCGACATCTCTTCTATACTATCGGCTTGGGGATCAACGCATGCACGACTTGTCAAAACGGAACTCAACTAACTGCTTCGTTGAACAACGTAACATTTGTGATGCCCAAGATTGGCCTATTGCAAGCTCATTACTTCAATACACCGGGAGTTTATAGAACCGATTTTCCCGACAAGCCCCAGACGACATTTAACTACACGGGTGCGCCACTTACAGCGAACCTCGGTACATCACTCGGGACGAGGCTTAGCAAATTGGCTTTCAATTCAACGGTTGAGCTGGTTTTGCAAGACACTAATCTTCTCACGGTCGAATCTCACCCTTTCCACCTTCATGGTTTCAATTTCTTTGTGGTCGGGTCTGGCATAGGAAACTTTGACGCCAAGAAAGATCCGGCCAAGTTCAACTTGGTCGATCCTCCCGAGAGAAACACAATTGGGGTCCCCACCGGCGGGTGGGCTGCTATTAGGTTTAGGGCCGATAATCCAG GAGTGTGGTTCATGCATTGCCATCTAGAACTTCATACCATGTGGGGATTAAAGATGGCGTTTGTGGTCGAAAATGGGAAGTCAATCGAGCAATCGGTTCTTCCTCCTCCGGCAGACCTCCCAACATGCTAG